One genomic segment of Cystobacter ferrugineus includes these proteins:
- a CDS encoding sensor histidine kinase translates to MATHPPPIILSFRRTFALLIVLVVLPSAGLSGFGVVAIINERAAVEKRLQAAWQGTLSALAEELPAVLRAASFKQVDGQMWLMDADGRRLSTRDSFQLEGKQVRTSDQELAAALTAVESSSEDFPPGTSLFSLMVGGHATLIAAERAGPVVHGARVSQEAVEALLAEHAEAHVTSGEPVRFVLFARQDPVGEGLMGKLASEVAQARASALGPQVLAERTLPLPLQDFRLGVVPTGEDPVARASTRNRLVYGILLALFYLTLTFGVVYTGRVLYREARLSRMKTDFVSLVSHELRTPVTSIRMFIETLALGRVRDEAQTQEVLRLLTQETERLSTLIERVLDWSRIESGRKEYHPETIPVSVVVDTAVSAFRAQHLDGDVQLSVEMPDTVTPVHVDRSAISGALLNLLQNAYKYSREDKRIQLTVRAARKWVDLTVEDHGVGIARRDHRRIFERFYRVDNLLTRRTEGSGLGLAIARRIVEAHGGYITLKSELGKGSRFTIQLPVEKV, encoded by the coding sequence GTGGCCACCCATCCCCCTCCCATCATCCTCAGCTTCCGGCGCACCTTCGCGCTGCTCATCGTCCTGGTGGTGCTGCCCTCGGCCGGGCTGTCCGGCTTCGGGGTGGTGGCCATCATCAACGAGCGCGCCGCCGTGGAGAAACGGCTCCAGGCCGCGTGGCAGGGCACCCTGAGCGCGCTGGCGGAGGAGCTGCCCGCGGTGCTGCGCGCCGCGAGCTTCAAGCAGGTGGACGGCCAGATGTGGCTGATGGACGCGGATGGGCGCCGCCTGTCCACCCGCGACTCGTTCCAACTGGAGGGCAAGCAGGTGCGCACGAGCGATCAGGAGCTCGCCGCGGCCCTGACGGCGGTGGAGTCCTCGTCCGAGGACTTCCCCCCGGGCACCTCGCTCTTCTCGCTCATGGTGGGAGGCCACGCCACGCTCATCGCCGCCGAGCGCGCGGGCCCGGTGGTGCACGGCGCACGTGTCTCGCAGGAGGCGGTGGAGGCGCTGCTCGCCGAGCACGCCGAGGCCCATGTGACGTCCGGAGAGCCCGTGCGCTTCGTGCTGTTCGCCCGTCAGGATCCCGTGGGCGAGGGCCTCATGGGCAAGCTCGCCTCGGAGGTGGCCCAGGCGCGCGCCAGCGCGCTCGGGCCCCAGGTGCTCGCCGAGCGCACCCTGCCCCTGCCCCTGCAGGACTTCCGTCTGGGCGTGGTGCCCACGGGGGAGGATCCCGTGGCCCGGGCCTCCACGCGCAACCGGCTGGTGTACGGGATATTGCTGGCGCTCTTCTACCTCACGCTCACCTTCGGCGTCGTCTACACGGGCCGGGTGCTCTACCGCGAGGCGCGGTTGTCGCGCATGAAGACGGACTTCGTTTCGCTGGTGAGCCACGAGCTGCGCACCCCCGTCACCTCCATCCGCATGTTCATCGAGACACTCGCGCTCGGCCGCGTCCGGGACGAGGCACAGACGCAGGAGGTGCTGCGGCTGCTCACCCAGGAGACGGAGCGATTGAGCACGCTCATCGAGCGCGTGCTCGACTGGTCACGCATCGAGAGTGGCCGCAAGGAGTACCACCCGGAGACGATTCCCGTGTCCGTGGTGGTGGACACCGCCGTGTCGGCCTTCCGCGCCCAGCACCTGGATGGAGACGTGCAGCTCTCCGTGGAGATGCCCGACACGGTGACACCGGTGCACGTGGACCGGAGCGCCATTTCAGGCGCCCTGCTCAACCTCCTGCAGAACGCCTACAAATACAGCCGGGAGGACAAGCGCATCCAGCTCACCGTGCGGGCGGCCCGGAAGTGGGTGGACCTGACGGTGGAGGATCACGGCGTGGGCATCGCCCGGAGGGACCACCGGCGCATCTTCGAGCGCTTCTACCGGGTGGACAACCTGCTCACCCGCCGCACCGAGGGCAGTGGGTTGGGGCTCGCCATCGCCCGGCGCATCGTGGAGGCGCACGGCGGCTACATCACCCTCAAGAGCGAGCTGGGCAAGGGCAGCCGCTTCACCATCCAGCTCCCAGTGGAGAAGGTCTGA
- a CDS encoding peptidase domain-containing ABC transporter, translating into MTPTEPKPRGLLERFPVLRELQARLRERRVPVVRQLSATECGAACLTMVLNYHGRAMRLEEVRDLLGPQRDGLSALQLLQAARRFGLRGRGVSLDSDSLEYLPAGAILHWRFSHFVVFERLSKHGVDIVDPAIGRQRLPMVEFLRAFTGVALLLEPGDTFETREADPRRTSRYVKEILRQSDSLSRILVVSFMLQLFALAIPALTGLVVDRVVPRGDQHLLFVLSLGLSAIIVFNLMASLIRGHMLVELRTRIDSSLSLGFLEHLVSLSYAFFQVRSSGDLLARMNTNSAVREILSSSAISGILDGALVLIYLVVIFIASPSLGLLVLGLATAQVLIFVLSRKAQGELMARTLEMEARSQGYQVELLTGIQSLKAYGAEHRAVQHYAGLLVRVLNVSLQRGHLSAWVDALNGTLRLASPLVLLCVGTWRVLQGDSTLGTMLSLNALATGLLSPLANLVATANQLQLLGSYITRLDDVLDAPPEQSASQSCASHVLRGGIALEGVSFRYGPMAPLVVKDVSVRIAPGQFVALVGRSGAGKSTLANLLIGLYPPTTGRLLYDGVDLASMDLQSVRSQMGVVLQDVTFFGASVRANIAMLDPEVPLEAVEEAARVAQVHDDIMAMPMRYETPMVDRGAALSGGQRQRLSLARALVRKPAVLLLDEATSALDAITERKVQQALAGLRCTRIVIAHRLSTVVNADLILVMDGGQLVETGTHAELLARGGLYTALVQAQLDSSDRAA; encoded by the coding sequence ATGACACCGACTGAACCCAAGCCCCGTGGCCTGCTCGAGCGCTTCCCGGTGCTGCGCGAGTTACAGGCGCGGCTGCGCGAGCGGCGCGTGCCCGTGGTGCGTCAGCTCTCGGCCACCGAGTGCGGCGCGGCGTGCCTCACCATGGTGCTCAACTACCATGGCCGCGCCATGCGCCTGGAGGAGGTGCGCGACCTGCTGGGGCCGCAGCGCGACGGCCTCTCCGCCCTGCAACTGCTCCAGGCCGCGCGCCGCTTCGGCCTGCGCGGCCGCGGCGTCTCGTTGGACAGCGACTCGCTGGAGTACCTGCCCGCCGGCGCCATCCTCCACTGGCGCTTTTCCCACTTCGTCGTCTTCGAGCGGCTGAGCAAGCACGGCGTGGACATCGTGGATCCGGCGATCGGCCGGCAGCGGCTCCCGATGGTGGAGTTCCTCCGGGCCTTCACCGGCGTCGCCCTGCTGCTCGAGCCCGGGGACACCTTCGAGACCCGCGAGGCGGACCCCCGGCGCACGTCGCGCTACGTGAAGGAAATCCTCCGGCAGTCGGACTCGCTCTCCCGCATCCTCGTCGTCTCGTTCATGTTGCAGCTCTTCGCGCTGGCCATTCCGGCGCTGACGGGGCTGGTGGTGGACCGGGTGGTGCCGCGAGGAGATCAGCACCTGCTGTTCGTGCTGAGCCTGGGACTGTCCGCCATCATCGTCTTCAACCTGATGGCCTCGCTCATCCGCGGTCACATGCTGGTGGAGCTGCGCACGCGCATCGACTCCAGCCTGTCGCTGGGCTTCCTCGAGCACCTGGTCAGCCTCTCCTACGCCTTCTTCCAGGTGCGCTCCTCGGGCGACCTGCTCGCGCGCATGAACACCAACTCCGCCGTGCGCGAGATCCTCTCCTCCTCCGCCATCTCCGGCATTCTCGATGGCGCGCTGGTGCTCATCTACCTGGTGGTCATCTTCATCGCGAGCCCCTCGCTCGGGCTGCTGGTGCTGGGGCTGGCGACGGCGCAGGTGCTCATCTTCGTGCTCTCGCGCAAGGCGCAGGGCGAGCTGATGGCCCGGACCCTGGAGATGGAAGCGCGGAGCCAGGGCTACCAGGTGGAGCTGCTCACCGGCATCCAATCGCTCAAGGCGTATGGCGCCGAGCACCGGGCGGTGCAGCACTACGCGGGCCTGCTGGTGCGCGTGCTCAACGTGAGCCTGCAGCGCGGTCACCTCTCGGCCTGGGTGGACGCGCTCAACGGCACGCTGCGGCTGGCCTCTCCGCTGGTGTTGTTGTGCGTGGGCACCTGGCGGGTGCTCCAAGGGGACTCCACCCTGGGCACCATGCTGAGTCTCAACGCGCTCGCCACGGGACTGCTCTCGCCCCTGGCCAACCTGGTGGCGACGGCCAATCAGTTGCAACTGCTGGGCAGCTACATCACCCGGCTGGATGACGTGCTCGACGCGCCTCCGGAGCAGAGCGCCTCCCAGTCGTGCGCCTCGCATGTGCTGCGCGGTGGCATCGCGCTGGAGGGCGTGTCCTTCCGCTATGGCCCCATGGCGCCCCTGGTGGTGAAGGACGTGTCGGTGCGCATCGCCCCCGGGCAGTTCGTGGCCCTCGTGGGCCGCTCCGGCGCGGGCAAATCCACCCTGGCCAACCTGCTCATCGGCCTCTACCCGCCCACCACCGGACGCCTGCTCTACGACGGCGTGGACCTGGCCTCCATGGACCTGCAGTCGGTGCGCTCGCAGATGGGCGTCGTGCTGCAGGACGTGACGTTCTTCGGCGCCAGCGTGCGCGCCAACATCGCCATGCTCGACCCCGAGGTGCCGCTGGAAGCGGTGGAGGAAGCCGCCCGGGTCGCCCAGGTGCACGACGACATCATGGCCATGCCCATGCGCTACGAGACCCCCATGGTGGACCGGGGCGCGGCGCTCTCCGGCGGCCAGCGCCAACGCCTCTCGCTCGCACGCGCCCTGGTGCGCAAGCCCGCCGTGCTGCTGCTCGACGAGGCCACCAGCGCGCTGGATGCCATCACCGAGCGCAAGGTGCAGCAGGCACTCGCGGGGCTGCGCTGCACGCGCATCGTCATCGCCCACCGGCTGAGCACCGTGGTGAACGCGGACCTCATCCTGGTGATGGACGGCGGCCAGCTCGTGGAGACGGGCACCCACGCGGAGCTGCTCGCGCGCGGCGGCCTCTACACGGCCCTCGTCCAGGCCCAGCTCGACTCCTCGGACCGCGCGGCGTGA
- a CDS encoding ester cyclase, with product MKREKDAAPPQETGLTATEQRAIETLYRAFSEKNPDLLDEAVTTDWKDIPLAPGQAPGPEGLKPIIRGFIAAFPDIQITIQEIIGAPGRAGVRALITGTHQGEWFGIAPTGKVIHVPLHEFHHLENGRITHTWHLEDWFGMLNQVGAWPAPATSQKEAAS from the coding sequence ATGAAGAGAGAAAAAGACGCGGCGCCGCCCCAGGAGACAGGGCTGACAGCCACCGAGCAGCGCGCCATCGAGACACTCTACCGCGCCTTCAGCGAGAAGAATCCGGATCTTCTCGATGAGGCCGTGACCACGGATTGGAAGGATATTCCGCTGGCGCCGGGTCAAGCCCCGGGCCCCGAGGGGCTCAAACCCATCATCCGGGGCTTCATCGCGGCGTTTCCCGATATCCAGATCACCATCCAGGAGATCATTGGAGCGCCGGGCCGGGCCGGCGTGCGCGCCCTCATCACCGGCACGCATCAGGGGGAATGGTTCGGCATCGCGCCCACCGGCAAGGTCATCCACGTCCCCCTGCACGAGTTCCACCACCTCGAGAACGGCCGCATCACCCACACCTGGCATCTCGAGGATTGGTTCGGAATGCTGAACCAGGTCGGTGCCTGGCCCGCCCCCGCTACCTCTCAAAAGGAGGCCGCGTCATGA
- a CDS encoding efflux RND transporter periplasmic adaptor subunit: MDESSSGRDVPAPPAPAPTPTPPGNIYRQQALQEHAHNSVDSELLRLSPEWSRWTYWMLVLVVTVGLLFCALGTVNEYASGPAVVRVEGKSEVTVDVAGLVTSVEVEPGQRVAAGQVLVRLQAQEERAALERIEREFELQLARVLRDPSDQAARQVLTTLRAEREQAQARREARTIRAARTGVVNDLRVRPAQYVQPGESVASLLDEDAHVSLVALLPGSSRPFLRPGKSLRVELEGFQYEYRELVIDYVSDQIVGPAETRRYLGREIADALPLSGPQVLVRARLPASTFRRNGQLFNYVDGMTARAEARLRAESILVMLVPGLKVLWSDDTD; the protein is encoded by the coding sequence GTGGATGAGAGCAGTTCCGGACGAGACGTCCCGGCGCCCCCCGCGCCGGCTCCGACGCCCACACCGCCCGGCAACATCTACCGGCAACAAGCCCTCCAGGAGCACGCCCACAACAGCGTGGACAGCGAGCTGTTGCGCCTGTCTCCGGAGTGGTCCCGGTGGACCTACTGGATGCTGGTGCTGGTGGTGACGGTGGGGCTGCTCTTCTGCGCCCTCGGCACCGTCAACGAGTACGCCTCCGGGCCCGCCGTGGTGCGCGTGGAGGGCAAGTCGGAAGTCACCGTGGACGTGGCCGGTCTGGTCACCTCCGTGGAGGTCGAGCCCGGACAACGCGTCGCCGCCGGCCAGGTGCTGGTGCGCCTCCAGGCCCAGGAGGAGCGCGCCGCCCTGGAGCGCATCGAGCGCGAATTCGAGCTTCAGCTCGCCCGCGTCCTGCGCGACCCCAGCGACCAGGCCGCACGGCAGGTGCTCACCACCCTGCGCGCCGAGCGCGAGCAGGCCCAGGCCCGCCGCGAGGCGCGCACCATCCGCGCCGCGCGTACGGGCGTGGTCAACGACTTGAGGGTGCGGCCCGCCCAGTACGTCCAGCCCGGCGAGAGCGTCGCCTCGCTCCTGGATGAAGACGCCCATGTCTCGCTCGTCGCGCTGCTGCCGGGCAGCAGCCGCCCCTTCCTGCGACCCGGCAAGTCGCTCCGGGTGGAGCTGGAGGGCTTCCAATACGAGTACCGCGAGCTGGTCATCGACTACGTGAGCGACCAGATTGTCGGCCCCGCCGAGACACGCCGCTACCTGGGCCGGGAAATCGCCGACGCACTGCCACTCAGTGGGCCCCAGGTGCTGGTGCGCGCGCGCCTGCCCGCCTCGACGTTCCGCCGGAACGGGCAGCTCTTCAACTACGTGGATGGAATGACGGCCCGGGCCGAGGCCCGGCTGCGCGCGGAGAGCATCCTGGTGATGCTCGTGCCCGGACTCAAGGTGCTGTGGAGCGATGACACCGACTGA
- a CDS encoding NAD(P)H-dependent glycerol-3-phosphate dehydrogenase → MRASVIGSGSFGTALANVLAVNCEQVGLWGRDAALTEAINTRHENSTYLPGIPISPRVRATTHLPEALQGSELVVLATPSHATRQVMAQALPSLPRHVPLVTVAKGIENETLLTMTELLEDCLPEEYHPYIAVLSGPSFAKELAQRMPTVVTIAAPWDKVALRCQKALQTETFRSYTSSDVVGVQYGGALKNVIAIAAGIADGLGMGHNARAAIITRGLAEITRLAVRKGGNPLTLSGLSGMGDLVLTCTGELSRNRHVGMELGRGRSLQEILGDMKQVAEGVKTARSARDLARKVGVELPICEQVYAIAYEGKSARAAVVELMTRQPKNELV, encoded by the coding sequence ATGCGCGCCAGTGTCATCGGTTCCGGCTCTTTTGGTACGGCTCTCGCCAACGTGCTCGCGGTGAATTGTGAGCAGGTGGGCCTGTGGGGGCGGGATGCCGCGCTGACCGAGGCCATCAACACCCGCCACGAGAACAGCACCTACCTGCCCGGCATCCCCATCTCCCCGAGGGTGCGGGCCACGACGCACCTGCCCGAGGCCCTGCAGGGCTCGGAGCTGGTGGTGCTCGCCACCCCGAGCCATGCCACGCGCCAGGTGATGGCCCAGGCGCTGCCGTCACTGCCCCGGCACGTGCCCCTGGTGACGGTGGCGAAGGGAATCGAGAACGAGACGCTGCTCACGATGACGGAGCTCCTGGAGGACTGCCTGCCGGAGGAGTACCACCCCTACATCGCGGTGCTCTCGGGCCCGAGCTTCGCCAAGGAACTGGCCCAGCGCATGCCCACGGTGGTCACCATCGCGGCGCCCTGGGACAAGGTGGCCCTGCGCTGCCAGAAGGCGCTGCAGACGGAGACGTTCCGCTCCTACACCTCCAGCGACGTGGTGGGTGTGCAGTACGGCGGGGCGCTCAAGAACGTCATCGCGATCGCCGCGGGGATCGCGGACGGGCTGGGCATGGGGCACAACGCTCGGGCGGCCATCATCACCCGAGGCCTCGCGGAGATCACCCGCCTGGCGGTGCGCAAGGGAGGCAATCCCCTGACGCTCTCGGGCCTGTCGGGCATGGGCGACCTGGTGCTCACGTGCACGGGCGAGCTGAGCCGCAACCGGCACGTGGGCATGGAGCTGGGCCGGGGCCGCTCGCTCCAGGAGATCCTCGGGGACATGAAGCAGGTGGCCGAGGGCGTGAAGACGGCCCGGAGCGCGAGGGATCTGGCGCGCAAGGTGGGAGTGGAGCTGCCCATCTGCGAGCAGGTGTATGCCATCGCCTACGAGGGCAAGAGCGCCCGGGCGGCGGTGGTGGAGCTGATGACGCGCCAGCCGAAGAACGAGCTGGTCTGA
- a CDS encoding type VI immunity family protein, which produces MNERYPRIRFQDKFSGAWLREGLRFDFYMRRLHTQMAPAVLQSLEAYVRAVGQEALSLYVDEEGDWQELDESGWSLIRRKLLEYTWPRVILGGSSPGNPIRNRFEYHGSRRVDVPGWRGADKEACVASFWLSTEYLEAHGPEHVRALALELAAPLPWCSGNGGLAILAPIHLMGMTREVYERCMRYPGMDIPDVEIFSSTIGTRIRGPSWLTFLGQPVLSALGGVEALRARLHTPGTTVQALEGERAVVTLGEWPEAGDRERGITLPAYRELARVLEPWLYLEHRLHPDFPPEALRQWERRFLE; this is translated from the coding sequence ATGAACGAGCGCTACCCCCGAATCCGTTTTCAGGACAAGTTCAGTGGTGCGTGGCTCCGCGAGGGGCTGCGATTCGACTTCTACATGCGTCGACTTCACACGCAGATGGCTCCGGCAGTGCTGCAATCACTGGAGGCCTACGTCCGCGCGGTAGGCCAGGAAGCGCTCAGCCTTTATGTCGATGAAGAAGGAGACTGGCAGGAACTCGACGAATCAGGATGGTCGCTCATCCGGCGTAAACTGTTGGAGTACACGTGGCCTCGAGTGATCCTCGGAGGGTCGTCGCCTGGCAATCCAATCAGAAACCGGTTCGAATACCATGGGAGCAGGCGGGTCGATGTCCCCGGGTGGAGAGGAGCGGACAAGGAGGCGTGTGTGGCCTCGTTCTGGCTGTCCACTGAATACCTGGAGGCCCATGGGCCAGAGCATGTGAGGGCGTTGGCGCTGGAACTGGCGGCCCCGCTGCCCTGGTGTTCGGGCAACGGAGGTCTGGCCATCCTGGCCCCCATCCATCTCATGGGGATGACCAGGGAGGTCTACGAGCGCTGCATGCGCTACCCAGGCATGGACATCCCCGATGTGGAAATCTTCTCGAGCACTATCGGCACGCGCATCCGTGGCCCCTCGTGGCTCACCTTCCTGGGCCAGCCGGTGCTCAGTGCATTGGGGGGTGTGGAGGCCCTTCGCGCCCGGCTGCATACCCCGGGAACCACCGTCCAGGCCCTCGAGGGAGAGCGAGCGGTGGTGACACTCGGAGAGTGGCCCGAGGCGGGCGACCGCGAGCGTGGCATCACCCTGCCCGCCTATCGGGAGCTCGCGCGTGTCCTGGAGCCCTGGCTCTATCTCGAGCACCGGCTCCACCCTGACTTCCCGCCCGAGGCGCTGCGTCAATGGGAGCGCCGTTTCCTCGAATGA
- the hflX gene encoding GTPase HflX, translating into MKEIYGNTLGLKASEQSRLRNTYRRRVSPHEIVSPELARHLTELSRETNRQVGVLLNRKGEIEHVVVGNAHKLELPDIGRARAGQVRLRGLRLVHTHLKSEPLTKDDLTDLALLRLDMVAAIGVGHDGLPGVLHYAHLVPENGTGDFWSVSTLPDVHDGQPDVLDTLEALEEELSRKAAARAVSGRDKALLVAVCLDGNRAAAEASLSELKELARTAGVEVLDSVLQMRREADPRYLIGRGKLEELNLRSMQAMADVLIFDKDLTPSQGRHISEATSLKVIDRSQLILDIFAQRAQSAEGKLQVELAQLKYRLPRLVQSDTSLSRLAGGIGGRGPGETKLEIDRRRARDRINHLEKRIDTLSREREVRRAQRNRRDLPIISIVGYTNAGKSTLLNAITGAEVLAENKLFATLDPTSRRLRFPQEREVIITDTVGFIRDLPKDLVAAFRATLEELYDADLLLHVVDANDPSRDEQVEAVENILESLDLMQKPRLMVWNKAELLAPDDVEALLRSRGGVAISAARREGLASLLAKADTTLFAEGASQSLGVM; encoded by the coding sequence TTGAAGGAAATCTACGGCAACACCCTGGGCCTCAAGGCGAGCGAGCAGAGCCGGCTGCGCAACACCTATCGGCGCCGTGTGTCGCCCCATGAGATCGTCTCCCCCGAGCTGGCCCGCCACCTCACCGAGCTGTCGAGGGAGACCAACCGCCAGGTGGGCGTGCTCCTCAACCGCAAGGGGGAAATCGAACACGTGGTGGTGGGCAACGCCCACAAGCTGGAACTGCCGGACATCGGCCGTGCCCGCGCCGGCCAGGTGCGTCTGCGTGGCCTGCGCCTCGTGCACACCCACCTCAAGAGCGAGCCGCTCACCAAGGACGACCTGACGGACCTGGCGCTCCTGCGCCTGGACATGGTGGCCGCCATCGGCGTGGGCCACGACGGTCTGCCCGGCGTGCTGCACTACGCCCACCTGGTGCCCGAGAACGGCACGGGGGACTTCTGGAGCGTCTCCACCCTGCCGGATGTCCACGACGGCCAGCCCGACGTGCTCGACACCCTGGAGGCACTGGAGGAGGAGCTCAGCCGCAAGGCCGCCGCGCGCGCCGTGTCCGGCCGCGACAAGGCCCTGCTCGTGGCCGTGTGCCTGGATGGCAACCGCGCCGCCGCCGAGGCCAGCCTCTCCGAGCTCAAGGAGCTGGCGCGCACCGCCGGCGTCGAGGTGCTCGACAGCGTGCTGCAGATGCGCCGCGAGGCCGACCCGCGCTACCTCATCGGCCGCGGCAAGCTCGAGGAGCTCAACCTGCGCTCCATGCAGGCCATGGCCGACGTGCTCATCTTCGACAAGGACCTCACCCCCTCGCAGGGGCGCCACATCAGCGAGGCCACCAGCCTCAAGGTCATCGACCGCAGCCAGCTCATCCTCGACATCTTCGCCCAGCGGGCGCAGAGCGCCGAGGGTAAGCTCCAGGTGGAGCTCGCCCAGCTCAAGTACCGCCTGCCCCGGCTCGTGCAGAGTGACACCTCGCTCAGCCGTCTCGCGGGTGGCATCGGCGGACGAGGCCCCGGTGAAACGAAGCTCGAGATCGATCGCCGCCGCGCGCGTGATCGCATCAACCACCTGGAGAAGCGCATCGACACGCTCTCGCGCGAGCGCGAGGTGCGGCGGGCCCAGCGCAACCGGCGCGACCTGCCCATCATCTCCATCGTGGGCTACACCAACGCGGGCAAGTCCACGCTGCTCAACGCCATCACCGGCGCGGAAGTGCTCGCGGAGAACAAGCTGTTCGCCACGTTGGATCCCACCAGCCGCCGGCTGCGCTTCCCCCAGGAGCGCGAGGTCATCATCACCGACACGGTGGGTTTCATCCGCGATCTGCCCAAGGATCTCGTCGCCGCCTTCCGCGCCACGCTGGAGGAGTTGTACGACGCGGACCTGCTGCTGCACGTGGTGGACGCCAACGATCCCTCGCGTGACGAGCAGGTGGAGGCGGTGGAGAACATCCTCGAGTCACTCGATCTGATGCAGAAGCCCCGCCTCATGGTGTGGAACAAGGCGGAGCTGCTGGCGCCCGACGACGTGGAGGCCCTGCTGCGCTCGCGCGGAGGCGTGGCCATCAGCGCCGCGCGCCGTGAGGGCCTGGCCTCGCTCCTGGCCAAGGCGGACACCACCCTCTTCGCCGAGGGCGCCTCGCAGAGCCTGGGCGTGATGTAG
- a CDS encoding LysR family transcriptional regulator, producing the protein MSIHGMDLHGIDLNLLVAFDALMAERSVTRAGTRIGRTQPAMSAALSRLRALLRDELFVRGPSGLQPTPRALELAEPLSRALAQIQRTLEFTQVFEPASSTGTFTIGLQEHPAFVLLPRLVSALRAVAPHITLHVRGFTARDDAIGMLDAGEADVTIGVPPASTERILTRPLFEERFVCVLRKDHPAGRRPLDLDGFLALSHLLVSPENERFGHVDAALAKRGLKRRLGLTLPQMYAAPRLVASSDMIATLMEGVIEASGMADALRVLPPPIELAPAAFVLSWHRRNEAHPAQRWFRDCIAAQVLEQQEGRRGRKGSSRARAQ; encoded by the coding sequence GTGAGCATCCACGGCATGGATTTGCATGGCATCGATCTCAACCTGCTCGTCGCGTTCGACGCGCTCATGGCCGAGCGCAGCGTCACCCGGGCCGGGACACGGATTGGAAGGACCCAGCCGGCGATGAGCGCCGCCTTGTCACGGTTGCGCGCGCTGCTGCGCGACGAGCTCTTCGTGCGCGGCCCCAGCGGGCTCCAGCCGACGCCCCGGGCGCTCGAACTGGCCGAGCCGCTCTCGCGCGCCCTGGCGCAGATCCAGCGCACGCTGGAGTTCACCCAGGTGTTCGAGCCGGCCTCGTCGACGGGGACATTCACGATCGGCCTGCAGGAGCATCCCGCGTTCGTCCTGCTCCCTCGCCTGGTGTCGGCCTTGCGCGCGGTGGCGCCCCACATCACGTTGCACGTGCGCGGCTTCACGGCACGGGACGATGCGATCGGCATGTTGGATGCCGGTGAGGCCGACGTGACCATCGGGGTGCCGCCGGCATCGACCGAGCGGATTCTCACGCGTCCCCTATTCGAGGAGCGCTTCGTCTGCGTCCTGCGCAAGGATCATCCGGCGGGCCGCCGACCGCTCGACCTCGATGGCTTCCTCGCGCTGTCGCACCTGCTGGTGTCGCCCGAGAATGAGCGCTTTGGCCACGTGGACGCGGCACTCGCGAAGCGCGGCTTGAAGCGCCGGCTCGGGCTGACCCTCCCGCAGATGTACGCGGCGCCGAGGCTCGTGGCCTCTTCGGACATGATCGCGACGCTGATGGAGGGGGTGATCGAGGCCTCGGGTATGGCGGACGCGCTCCGCGTCCTGCCGCCGCCGATAGAACTGGCCCCCGCGGCCTTCGTCCTGTCCTGGCACCGGCGCAATGAGGCCCATCCCGCGCAGCGCTGGTTCCGCGACTGCATCGCGGCCCAGGTCCTGGAGCAGCAGGAGGGCCGACGAGGCCGGAAGGGCTCCTCGCGCGCGAGGGCTCAGTAG
- a CDS encoding efflux RND transporter periplasmic adaptor subunit: MPRPLIACLVLLTLLLGGAVALRQVMTGPGQEAVAHASTSGSARAPARTAEGGARGDFLGVIIPSASVEIVSKTEGQVAAIEVQVGSRVQAGAPLVRLDLHPLRKELAIAQAALQTARAQEQLAQVALNEARDRTQRYTHPKLVSLQAVPEEEIAAAGFQEKSAAAKLQSAQAQVQEQVARVEQIQQRIEDAIIKAPFDGVVADRYLDPGAQASPSRPILRLLGAGGLRVRFAIPEDELRGVTPGAPIQVRLPREGPPLTGQVENVSPEVDAASRMIIALARLDIPPGADVPAGIVVRVRIGPEGERAALAAPETP, from the coding sequence ATGCCTCGCCCCCTCATCGCCTGCCTGGTGCTGCTCACCCTGCTGCTGGGTGGAGCCGTGGCCTTGCGCCAGGTGATGACCGGCCCGGGCCAGGAGGCGGTGGCACATGCGTCCACGTCCGGGTCCGCTCGGGCCCCAGCACGAACGGCCGAGGGAGGAGCCCGAGGGGACTTCCTGGGCGTCATCATCCCGAGCGCCTCGGTGGAGATCGTCTCCAAGACCGAGGGGCAGGTGGCGGCCATCGAAGTGCAGGTGGGCTCGCGCGTCCAGGCCGGAGCGCCCCTCGTCCGGCTGGATCTCCACCCGCTGCGCAAGGAGCTCGCCATCGCGCAGGCGGCCCTCCAGACGGCCCGGGCCCAGGAGCAACTGGCCCAGGTGGCCTTGAACGAGGCCCGCGACCGCACCCAACGCTATACCCACCCGAAGCTGGTCAGCCTCCAGGCCGTGCCCGAGGAGGAGATCGCCGCCGCGGGCTTCCAGGAGAAGAGCGCCGCCGCCAAGCTCCAGTCCGCCCAGGCGCAGGTGCAGGAACAGGTCGCCCGCGTGGAGCAGATCCAACAACGCATCGAGGACGCGATCATCAAGGCGCCCTTCGATGGCGTCGTCGCCGACCGCTATCTCGACCCGGGCGCCCAGGCCTCCCCCTCGCGTCCCATCCTGCGCCTGCTCGGCGCGGGCGGCCTGCGGGTACGCTTCGCCATCCCCGAGGACGAGCTCCGCGGCGTCACTCCGGGCGCGCCCATCCAGGTGCGCCTCCCCCGGGAAGGCCCCCCGCTCACGGGCCAGGTGGAGAACGTCTCCCCCGAGGTGGACGCCGCTTCACGGATGATCATCGCCCTGGCCCGCCTGGACATCCCCCCAGGAGCCGATGTGCCCGCCGGCATCGTGGTGCGCGTGCGGATCGGCCCCGAGGGTGAACGCGCGGCGCTCGCCGCACCGGAGACGCCATGA